In Ovis canadensis isolate MfBH-ARS-UI-01 breed Bighorn chromosome 11, ARS-UI_OviCan_v2, whole genome shotgun sequence, the DNA window CCTCTCCCCAAGTTGTCTGTGGGCCCCCAAGAGGGTGCTGATATTCACAGCACCCACCCTGCCAGGCTCTCAATCTGTCCTTAACTTAAGCTCTATCTGGCTTCCCCCAGGGGATGACACACAGGAGGGGCAATGTCAGCCCCAGGACCAAACTGAGCCCAATTCCGACACAAAGTGTTTGGAAAAAGCCTTGCCCTTGGAAACTTGAAAGTGCCCTTTTGCCCCACCCCTGGATGCAGGAAAGGCCCCTCCAGGTCACTACAGTCACCCCTGAGAGCTTCATGTAGCTTAGGTCCCAGTTTATGAATACTTCTGTTTCAGACAGCCTGGGCAGTTAGGGAGGGAACTCTGGTTCAGGCTGGTGGGGGAGCACCCATGCCCCCTCTCTTTGACTGCTTGGCAGGTCCAGGATGCAACTGGAGCAAGGGGGTGTGACTTGCTTGGCCACTGTGTCCTACCTGAGTGCCCAACCCACACCAAGTAGGCTGAAGTGGGAGCTTCAGCCTACCCCCGGCCTGAGGGTGACAAGAATACCCCTCCCCCCAAGGTTGGGCCCAGGCTCAGATGAGTCACAAGCAGAACCCTTGATGGCCTGCCACTGTTCCCTGTCCTGGAACAATAAAGCAAATGCCTTGTGGTCTCAGCTACCAAGCCTTCATTTCTGGACCTCCCCTCCCTGGAGCAAAAAGGTCAGGACACACTGACTGTAGTTTCCCTGGGCATGTGATCTTACCCCAGCCCTCACCCAGAACTAGGAAGTTTCAATTTGAAGAATGAGGCATCTCAGAGAACTTCTGAACAGCAAGGAAAGGATAAAGGTTTGAGGTGGGGTACGGGGGGCATCTCTTCCCAGGAGAATTTCCTGAAGGATTGAAAGCAGTGGCTGCCCTGtccagaaggagggaaggagggagggagggagtaggTATCCTCCCCCACATCCCTTCCTCCCGAGATCTGTCCCTTCCTCAGCCTCCATCTCCTCACACTAAGGGTCACTTCCCTATCCAGACTGTGCCTTTCTGCCCCCATCTTTCCCTGGCTGGGCTCTGGTTTCCACAGGTGACATAAACGAAACGTAGCCTGGCGCTGTGTGCCCTGCTGGCCCTGGAGAGTGGTCTCCGGAGGGTCAGGGGCCCACTCAGTCCCACCACCAGGCAGGCTGCTCTCACCAAacagcagcctgggaggcagccccAAATTCAGCCTGAATGGGGATGGGGCAAGTGTGGGAGCCAAAAGCTTATCCATGGAACTTGGACCTCGGACCTCGATCTCAGAGCAGCCATGGGTGGGCCTTCTGCTTAGAAAGTTTTCCCTGGGGCCAGGGCCTGGGGGCCAGCCAACGCCACCTACCATGCCCAGAGGACATTATCGCAGAGGATCCCATAATAGAACCCTACCCTCCATCAGCACGCTCCCTCCCAGAGGCTCTAATGCTGGGGCCAGAGCTAGAGGgatgcaggggtggggtggggtgaaggCATGGCCAGCCAGTGCACCCAAGAGGAAGAACCCCCCCTCCACCCTgacccagcccagccctgtgGTATAGGAAGGGTGAAGGCTCTCTGtcaagccccagctctgggcaaccCCAGGCCTGTGTCTTGATACCCAAGCCCCCAAGAGCAGGGTAAGTGCTTCATGGGAGAACTTTACTGGGACCTACTGCCTTGCTTCAGAACCTCggaccctgggggctcagacaacCTCTTCTAGGCCTCCAGCCCAGGCAGCTGGAGGCCGGCAGTCCAACCTCAATCCTATGGGCTCATTCGGCACCTGCTTCTGCAAGTAAGAGAGGTGCCAAGGAGATAAGCCTTGGGGTCTCATGTTTCTTTGTTTGTAACCAGGCTGGCCCTTGAACTAAAAACTGGgcggaaaaacaaaacaaaacaaaaaacaactgagTGGCAGCGGCTCGCTGACCTGAGCCCCACACTTCTGCTCATATGCTGCCCCCTGCTGGCCACTCATCATGTGTTCACCCACCGTTCGGAGAGGAATAGTTTGAATGGATCCagggtctggagaaggaaatggcaccccactccagtactcttgcctggaaaatcccatgggcagaggagcctggtaggctgcagtcaatggggtcgctaggagtcggacacgactgagcgacttcactttcgcttttcactttcatgcattggagaaggaaatggcaacccactccagtgttcttgtctggagaaccccaggggagggggagcctggtgggctgccgacaggactgaagcgacttagcagcagcagcagcagcagggtctgaAAGTTCTCTATTTGTAGGAAATTAACTCTTTTAACTTCTCAGGTTTAGGGGCTGTAAACCTGAGGGTTCTAAAACCAGTTAGAATTCATGAGTCCATGAACTTGGATAAATAAATTTCACCTTCATTTTCACTTATCTCTACCTTGAATTTAGCATTTCCCTCGATTAAGTATGTCAGCAACAAATCACAATAACTTTTCACAGAATTTGGGACTTTGTCATTAGGTAGAGAAATCACAGATGTTTTCATAATATAATATAGGCATCGCAGAATAGATATAGATATCGATGTATAGTTTTCAAAACGTAAAATATATAGGATTACAATCTACTCTATGTACATAAAAACCTTATGGTCCACAGGCTTCAGCAGAGACAACAAATGGGTTCACGACACACAAAAAAGTAAAGCACCCTTGCTTTAGTTGCCAGGTGGTGGGAAAGTGGAGGGTGGCtcccaggggagggggcaggctaGGGAGGAAGGCACTGGGGGCTGGGGACAGCAATTCTTCATTGACTGAAAGGGAAGCATCTCAGTAGTTTACAGTGGGTTTGATAGTTCCCACGTGCACCCCTAGCTCCAGCCCAAATTGCCATGAGTGGTGGGTCCCCCTGCAGTATCTGGGCTTTCCTGCACAACCCAATGGTAgagtcctcacaacaaccttaaggagtcaaagcaaaaaataTCTGGCTGATTCCAAAAAGAATGTGAGGCACAGCTCTTGCAAGGTTCAGCTCAGCCTTCAAGGAGAGTTCATCAGCACCAGGGCCAGAACAAGCCCCACCAGACCCTGTTCCTTCCTCCTTCTACAGCCCAGGGACTCTCTCGGTTCCCAGAAAAAGTGCCAGGAACCAAATGTACCGAGGTGCACCATTAGCAGCAGGACCAGCGCCAGAGGCATGAAGACTTGAAAGGAGGCAGGGGTCCAAGGCTTCTCCCAGCCAGGCCTCACCAGAGGACAGCCTCTTTGATACATGCTCCAGGGATGAGGACCTCAAAACAGGGACTGCCCTACCTGTCTGAAGGTGGAAGTAGAGCAGGACCAATCCAGAACATCCACTCAATTTGATTTAGCATGCTCCCTGCACCCTCACTTGGTGACTCGCCATTGTGAGGGGTGGAGTGCTCATATTGAGTGTCCCATTCATTGGAGACCATTTGGCATTCCGTCACTTAACACCAGTAGAGCCCGGTAACCACCTTATAATCCAGCCAGCATCATAAATGCTTGAAAACTCAGGACAACTTAGAcaggaagagatggggagagCGCACTGAAGCAAAGGGAACGGCATAAAGCAGGTGTTTGGAGGCCCGATTTACCAGTTGCTTTCAGGAAAGTGAATATTTACAATGAGAAAGACATGTGGAGCCTTGCGGTTCAGGTGTTGGCAATTCTTCCTGAAGATGATGGTGGGCCACTGAGGAGTTTAGGCAGGAATGACCTGGTCAGACTATTTCTGGCAGCTGAGCGAAGGGTGGATTGGAGTGAAGCTAATAGCCAATATATATTGAATGCTAGGCCCAAGCCTGAATGCCTTACATGCGTTAGACTGTCCACAATCAATTCTGAGGATTAACGCCCATTTTTTCAGAAAATGCTGAAGCGCAGAGGTTAACTTGCCCTGCCAACATTGCACAGCTATTAAGCGGTCATGTCAGGATGCTCCCCAGTTCTTCCATACTAGAGGCAGAGGGGGTGCCGAGGAGGATATTGTAGGCATTCGAGAGAGAGGTAAAGAACTGCAGAGAAGCAGATGAAGTTGAGACTTTTAAGAGGCAAAATCTCCAGTGATTGGATGGAGCTAGAGATGGGAGTTGAGACTGAGTCCCTGGTGTGTGGCCTGAATGTTGGGGTGGATAGGATTCATCCACGAATCCTCGCTAGAACCCTCCAAGCAGGATGACTCTTGCTCCCCTGTGTGCCCAGTTCATCTTATTCTAAAACACGTATTTGTTCCCTGTGTCTcactcatttatttggctgcaccaggtcttagttaaggcatgtgggatctatttccctgaccagagatcaaaactgtggcccctgaattgggagcagaATtttagcactggaccaccagggaaatcccaatgtCTCACTCATTTTAGAACCCCAGAGTTCAGCCCAGATCTTGGCCCTCCCGCAAGGGCTCCACAGAACCCAGGTGAATTCCAGCACTTCCAGGCCTTGCAGGCTTAAATTAACTAGAGATTAACTATTCAGGCGACAGAGAGAAATAGCGCCAAGTGTATCCAAATTAGTGCCTGGACCAGTAGGCTGTAAACCCTGACATAGAGTCTCCATCTACCTGTTTCTGAACTTCTTCcgttaagaaaatgaagacatcCTCTGTGACTGGGGTCGGGCTGGGGGCAGTGTTATATGCAGGGCAGCCAAGCCTGGGGTCCTCCTCAAGGCAGCTGAAGGCAAGAGGGGGCCAGGCCTTAGCCTTCTCTCTGATGAAGGCTAAAAGGACAACCTAACGGTCCTAAGTAGCCTCTGGGTTCAGAGAAGGTGGGGTAGAGGGCAAGGCCACCTTCCCAACACCTTCCCTCCCACCCGAGTCGCAGGCCCTTGTTCCAGCCTCTGTTCTGCAAGGTTAGCTATGACTTTGGGCCAAAGTTTCCACTCTGAGCGCTCAGGTCACCATCTTTATCAAAGGAAAAACCCTTTCCAGCTGCAATACATACTAAATACCAACTCTAGATGCCAGGAGTGGTATCCAGGTGCAGAGGAGCAGGAGACAGGACTACCCTGGGACAACATTACTGTCCCCTGCCagtccccaccacacacacacatgccggCCCACAACCAGAGAACAGAAATGGAGAGTTTATTGAAAACTATATACAGTTGGTCCAGCCCCTACCACAGGCTGTAATCTGGGCAGGTCCTTCCCACACCTCAGGCAGGATCTCAGTCCCTGATGGTAGAGACCAGGGCTGGGGTCAGGACCCAGACTCCCTTGGGAAGCTTGACTACCAGACCCCGCATGGAACTTCATCTGTGAATTTACTAAATGGCCTGTCGGTAGTGGGCAGGGGAAAAGCCTGTATAGGGGATCTCTATTCTGCAACTTGGGCCCAAGAGGCTAGGGCCAACTAGGTTGTCTGCAGGTCCTGGCTACTCCTCCAACAGAGGGTCTTCCTGGAATGTGCAGGTGAACAGCCCCactaccaccccaccccacatgcCAGGCCCCATGGGCTGCACAGACTTGGACtgggggacctcaggcaccctcCCTCCCAACACTGACTCAGGGctccgggcttcagcaatactccTCGGACAGAAGACCCGGGGTTGAGAGGTGAGTGTTGGGGTGGTCACGGCTGTGGGGTGGGCCCAGGAGCCTCCTGAGGTAGGGGGTGGCTTGGGGAGTCAGGGCGTCCCGCTGTAGGAATAGTCAGCTTTGTTGTGCATCACCAGCCGGTCATCCACGAAGTAGAAGCTGTCGGACTGTGTCTCATACGGGTGACGGATCATCTCGTTGACTGCAAGAGAGGCCCAGCCAGTTGGGGCAAAGGTCAGGAGCCTGAGCCAGGTCACAGCAGGGGCTTCAGGACTCGGGGACAGGGATAAGCTGAACAAAGAGTTCCCCCAGCCTCTatgggtctcagtttccctatAGGTGGCTTAGGAATGGTGGCTAGACACAAGAGAGCTGGAAAGGGAAGAGAGGGGCTCAGACCCACATTCCCTCCAACCTGGTCCCTCTGAGTCCCCCGCCCCCAACGCACTCAGCTCCTCGGAGAGGGCAGGGAAGTCGTAGATGTGCTCGCAGGTGTTCTTGCTGCTGGGGATGCAGAAGCCAAAGTGGAAGTCGAAGCTTTTGAGCAGCTGGTTGCGGAAGTAGTGCCTCTCAATCATGCGGAAGTTGTTGACAGGCTTGTCTCCCACTGTGAACTCCACCCTGAGCAGACAAGGGGGCGGGGCTAAGCTGGGCCCCAGGAGGGGCTCAGCAAGAACGCAGGAAGGGCTCCTtcccacccctacccctacccctctccccagcccagtGACTCACGTGGCTCCCACCTGCCTCAGGCGGAGGAAGGCAGGCGTGAACTGGTAGCGGACAAAGCGCCCAGCATTGGGGTCCAGGTCCCGCGGGTTGATGGGCAGCCGCTCTGTAATGCACCCCAGCTGGGGCTCAGTGGGCTTCAGGTGGGGCCCATGCCCACCCGGAGTTTCACCCCAGGGACCTCATCTGTCTGAATTTCTTTCAAAACTCCTCAGGAGATCCTGATGCATATTGAGGGTTCAGACCATTGGCCAAATGCTTCCAATTGCTTCTAAATTGGTCAGCAGGTCACCAGTTTCAACTGAGAGTCCCAGAGCCCCAAGAGATAAAAAGACCTGGGGCCTCTGGGACTGCAGTTCCCAAGGGGGCCTACAAGGGGCAGGCTGGCAGGGACTGAAGAGGCAGGACTGTCCTCTCAAGACGTCCAACCCCAGGGACCCAGGGGAAGGTAAAACAGCAGCCCAGCCCCAGGCAGAGGGCCCTGCTGCTTGGTGACTGCTGGGGAGACTTGAGTGCCGATCTCAGCTCTGTTCTGACTCCTCAGTGGCCTCCGGAGTCCCTGGGCGGCCAACTTCCTCTGTGGATGCTGGCGTACCCAATGCACTCACCTGAAGCTGGGGGCTTCTTGATTTCAAAGAGGACAGTGCCTGAGTCCATGTCCCGAATCTTGAACCTGACGAAGTCAATCTTGTAGATATTCTCCTCGGGGGAGCACAGGTAGTCTAGGGGAGATAGGCGGCTGAGCAAGGCAGGGACCTAGCTACCCCGGACTAGCTACCACTTTCTCTGATCCCTAGGGTGACTGCTTTGCAGACAGAGAGAACTGAGCCTCTAACCTGAGGGAGCCCCCACAGAGTGCGGGGGAGACATAGCTCTGCTCTTGTGATCTAACGGTGGACAAATGGTTCTCTCCTGGTAGCTTCTGGgtcagggaggggcaggagggaggacaAGACCACCTCCCCCACACTTTCGCTCCCACCTGGGGGTGGAGGGCCCTTCATTCCAGCCTCTGCTATGTCAGGAGTGGCTCAGTGACTTTTAACCAGATGAGTCTAGAATCGGGTGGgaagccccgccccccaccaccctgAGAGAGACCTCACTCTAATGGGGGTGACACAGCTCTATTTGCAGAGAGGATACGCCGGTGCCACATCTAAGTGTGTCAAGCAAGGACTTTATCTGACCTAGGTAGTGCTGGGGCAAACAAACAACCCCTTCCCTGTTCTTCCTCAccccccaggcccctcctctCCCCATAAGAGGCTTATACAAACCCAGCTCCCTTAAGCAGCTTAGTCAAAGCTCTGCTGACTCAAGCCCAGAGCCTGGAATATTGGGGGGAGCGGGGtgtggagagggaaagggagctACCTTTGCTCTCATCCCCCACTGATCTTCAAACAAGAGGAGGTCTTAGCAGAGGAGGTCTATGGAGGGAACCCCCCCTTAAAGGTCATCCATCCACCCTTGACTCTGAGCTACCCCCAGAGAGAAGAGGCAAGGCCAGTAAGAGGGTGTGGCAGGTGTAGCAGGGCTGTGACTGGGGTAAGGGGAATCCTTGAGCCCAGAAGAGGAACCACGAACAGTGGTGGGCTCGGCTTGAGGAAGCTCAGAAATAGCAGGGCCTGATCCAACCCTCACCACTCTTGCAGCGGCAACTGCAAGCACTCAGGGAGGAGGCCCCAACAGCAAATAGGAAGAAACAGAGAGGTGCAGTGGGGGCTCTGGTGCCAGCACAGCATCACATCCTCCCTGCAGAGGCCCGGAAATCACCCGCTAGGCCCCTAGGCCACCACTGATTCCTCTGGGGCAGGAAGAGGAAGTGAATGTAAAGTCATTCTCTCTTCCCAAGCCTGGGGCAgccccctccaggaagccctcctggtgGCCACCTGGCACTTGGGGTCCAGCAGGGACTACACAGGACTTATGGTGGGGCTGGAGCCCTGGCCTGCCCATCACAGCCCacggtggggagaggaggaatgGAAGTAGGCAGGTCCTGCCTCACCCTGGACACAACTTATTTTCACAGAAAGTAAACACTAATCCAAAGATGTAGGAGGAAAGTGCAgggcagaggagaggaagaggcagaaCTCAGAACAGCACCCTAGTCGCCCAGCTCCTGGCTCCCCATAGAGTTCCACTCCTTCCCCCATTCCCTAACTTCCAGAGCCTCTCCTCTCACTGGAGAACAACTTGCAGTGTGACCTCTGTCTCTTCTACTGCAAACTCAGCCTATCAATCCCTTTGTCCTTAGAGGAAGTGAGGAATGGAAGATGCCCATGGCTCAAGACACCACCTCCACTCCCTCCCCCAGCTGGAGAAGGATGATGCCTGGGACTTGGGGTCAGGCCCGATAAGGGGCAGAGTGGCTGAGGGCTCAGAATGCAACTGCTCCCTTCACCTCAGCCACAAATAGCTTCCTAAGCTGGATTCAGGTCTGGGTAATCCAGGAAGAACAAACTCAGACCTGTGTGATTAGGGtcagaggagacaggcaggggTGCCAGTGGAAAGATTCCTGGAGCCCTGTTCTCAGCTTCCACAAAGAAGAGGGATCTGGTGAAGACTCTTCCTCTAATCGCCCACAGATGCTGAATCTCTAAGGGCTATGAATTTCCTCCAAATTCAGACACACAGTTGTATATGGGCTAGAAGTCCCTCTGGCTGCAAAATCACCTCGAAAGTTACCTAGGACTGGGACAAGTTAGACATCCTATAGGGAAGTTCTGCCCCAGAGCTAACCTGAATCCTAAATGCTACTGTTGCCAATTATAGCCCAACTGGCACCACCATCAGACTGGTCCAGGCACCTTCCCCCTATTACTGCCTGCTTGGGTAAGGCAATTCAGTGCTCCAAGGGCCCAGCCAAGAATGACTGCTGCCTGGCTAAGAGAGGAGGGAGATGCTGGTCCCCTGGGGACCCAGATGCACAGGCCTAGACCTGCCATCACAGTCCCCTCCACAGCTGTTTGG includes these proteins:
- the UNC119 gene encoding protein unc-119 homolog A, which translates into the protein MNDVPGRAPSLPRVRSPGGRAVGGVSPGPTPGAGRYLGLRSGRGRGCGRSPFSRLQPAQAAAAAAGEPRPREAMKVKKGGGGAGTGAEHAPGASGPNVEPKPELQAESESGSESEPEAGPGPGPGPLQRKQPIGPEDVLGLQRITGDYLCSPEENIYKIDFVRFKIRDMDSGTVLFEIKKPPASERLPINPRDLDPNAGRFVRYQFTPAFLRLRQVGATVEFTVGDKPVNNFRMIERHYFRNQLLKSFDFHFGFCIPSSKNTCEHIYDFPALSEELINEMIRHPYETQSDSFYFVDDRLVMHNKADYSYSGTP